The proteins below come from a single Malus sylvestris chromosome 3, drMalSylv7.2, whole genome shotgun sequence genomic window:
- the LOC126614572 gene encoding uncharacterized protein LOC126614572: MESKPSLESSKNKDKEQGNKDKSLYRLGAIVAGAATGIGLLAWGLSALSSSAGSESEEKKKPMKAPGSESEEKKKPMKAPGKDEIIEREEFERDPKGYFRALRDK, translated from the coding sequence ATGGAATCGAAGCCAAGTTTGGAGAGCTCAAAGAACAAGGACAAGGAGCAGGGCAATAAGGACAAGTCTTTGTACAGGTTAGGTGCAATTGTTGCCGGTGCTGCTACAGGAATTGGTCTGCTGGCTTGGGGTTTATCTGCACTTTCTTCATCAGCTGGTTCAGAGTCAGAGGAAAAGAAGAAACCAATGAAAGCTCCTGGTTCAGAGTCAGAGGAAAAGAAGAAACCAATGAAAGCTCCTGGAAAAGATGAAATCATAGAGAGGGAAGAGTTTGAGCGAGATCCTAAAGGCTATTTCAGAGCCTTGCGCGATAAGTAG